From the Drosophila willistoni isolate 14030-0811.24 chromosome 2L unlocalized genomic scaffold, UCI_dwil_1.1 Seg168, whole genome shotgun sequence genome, the window TTATATTATATTCGTTATGCTGAAATTAAGAAAAAGTTTCACGCTCAGCACTATCGATAGTTACCAAGAAGTATCGATGGGGGAAGAAGTTTAAACACCGATACCTCGATACAGCCATCGATAGCTCCCAGCACTATGCTGGCATCcagcaataaaaaacaacatttattaaatcaaaatttaaacagtgactttaaaatttaaaaatatgttttcttACAAAATGCCTTGTGGAGTTTTACACACCGATACCCAGATGACAGACACGGAAGTCTCTTTTACGCCGAGATTGTGGGAACAGCGTTATTGCGCTGTTATACAAATATTGGAAGACCCTCGTTGGGCGCCCAAAATTAAAAGTGTCATTGACTTCGGATGTAGCGAAATGAAGGTACTAAGCTTTAAAGATTTTCGAGAGCtacttacaattttttttattaattttagcTATTCCAATTGATGAGACGCATTGAGACCATCGAGAAAATTCTtgaggtatgtatgtatttatgcatactaaattgaaaataaatcgCAACATCAGCGTCAAGCATCAGAAAAAATTGCTACAAAGCTTCTGGTAAAATGATCCTAAAGGAATTTTCAAGGAAAGTTTCCTGTTACCTTTACCTACTTAAAATTCTAGAAAGCTTTTAACATGGGTACTACATGAAGGACTTGTAAAACGaagtataaaaatcaaaaagaaaattaagtGGAATCAAAAACTcgatgttttatttttataatgtGCTTAATGAAAACTTGATCGTGGCttgaattcaaattttatttttaaacattttactTCTTAAACATTTCTTAATGACTTGCTTTATTtgctttataaaaaaaataaaacattaaatgATATAGGAATTGGTTACAAAAAAGATTTCCAGTTATCCATTTTTAGGTTATTATTTGGAAAATACAGCAAAAATGTAGGccaagtaaattaaatttttgatctgattattttttttttttgtctgttttaTTTGTATCCGGAGTTTATGTTgctttttatacatatttatatccTAAGCTTAgacttaaacattttttacgAAATAACCTTTTAtctagtttttttgtttagttaaaTACTTTTTCTTCTTATGGAGACTATGTATCCAAGGGGGGTTTTGGATGAGTGTAATTGGGGGTATATCTGTGTGAGGAAGATGCGGGAAATTGGTGGTGGTTTGCATTGTGTATGCAATATAAACCTAAAATTGCATTAAGGATTATGCAATTATTCATATGTATTACCTAACAAAAAAGAGTCTAACACATTTGTTTCttcgaaaataataaaatcaaaattaaacaaCTTAAACATTTGCTATCATGACGGCGATATACAAATCTAACATTATGTCCATCATTATTATACCGCTCCCTCACTCTCCCTTTCATTATATCCAACGGAGTTGATGTAGTAGTATAGAAGCATAAGTAataatgtatgtatgcacTTATTTGAATGATTCAACAATTCTCCTTTTCTATAATTAGCTGGGAACTCCCACTTtaacttaaaaacaaaaataaaaatgttcattCTACACATGATTTAGATTTGTGTTTCCTAACTTAGCACGTAGGCGTATCTGGGTATAggcatatgtgtgtgtcccCTCCTGTCACTATTAATTACTAAAAATACTTGAAAACCGATTTCCCAGTTTTCCCTCCGTTTTTTTGATCCGCTCTCTAATTGGATTCTCCTTTTGCCTCTCGATTATTGGTTATCCTATCACTTGCGACAATGTCTGGATGACGCATGTACATTGCGCCCCTTAGCCCCATAGTTATTCTCATCATCATAATCGCCATACGCACTTTGCATAGGCAACAATTCGGAATTGTTCTCAACGTCTTGCTGGACGACACCCATTATTGCTTCAGTCTTATGTAGACAGCGACGTGGACGCCGCTGCTTGggtagtagttgttgttgtttttgatgatgatgaagatccTCCTCTCGACGCGTTTGACTGGCCTTCAGTTTGCGCTCAGTCTCACCGGTGGCAGAGGCGGCGATCGCGTGCTCCTTCCGTGTGGCGCAGCCACGTTTATTGCTAGCGACGACTGTGGATAAAGGTGTACTCTTATCCACGGCCACATTTGTTGATTTGCCTTTGCCGGCTGTGGCTACGCGACCCAGCTTAGTAGTTGGTTGCTTGCTAGTTGTACGTTTACGAACCCTTCCGTGTCCACCACGTCGACTAACACGCCCTTCCTCTGAATCGGTTTCCTCAGTTGCATCTTCATCTGCGTTGCTCTCATCCTTACAAAAATGGCATTGATTAAACCAAGTTTTAGaattgaaaaacaattaattaaataccTCATCTTCCTCTTCTTCATCTTTATCATCTTCATTCTCGTCCTCTTCCTCCTGGTCTGCTTGGTTGTCATCTTCGTTGATGTGTTCCTGCACGGTCAGTCCCTTATCCCGACGACTCTGTTCTACGGCCAGTATCGCATATGTCGCCTTGCCCTCATATCTCCTAGGAAGACGTGATTTTAACGGGCATATTTCCTCCTCTCGCTCAAACTCTTTTACAGCCCGTTCCCTAGCTATTTGATCTGGATCTTGTAATAGCACCTCGGCCCAGGagaaacttttctttttaacgTTTTTCTTCTCAGATTTTGAGCGCAGATTCTTTGGCGACACCCGATTTGTAAGCGAGTGCTCCTGAAATGGTGTGTGTAATGCAGAATTGCGAATTGCATTGCTGAAGAACTTGTTATTCACATCGAAAATATCGCATTTGTTGCTAGCAGGAGTTGCTCCTCCATCAACTTCATCCTTAATGTTAACGCAGGTGGACAAAATCTCATCACTACTCAGCCTCATCTGGTTGGGATCGTGGCCAAGTCGGCGATACTCGCGcttaaaaatatttcgatAACGCTGATAGTTGGGACGCTCCTGGTAGGACAATTGCCCGATTAGTTTTAGAAACTCGCCTAAATATTTAGGAATCTGTTTTCCATAGAACTGACGTAGCATTTCGGAGACGTCGGTCATGAACAGTTCCTTGGCCCGATGCACCTtctcttgctgctgctgactggCAACTTCCTTCCAAGGCAAAAAGCCCTCAGACCAATAAAGCAGATTGTAACCCAGGCACTCCAGATCACTGCGACGGGAATGAGCACCCATATGGGCATCCCGGGAAGTAAACTCCAAAGTGCCATCATGCGCTCGTCTCTGGTCCATAATGAATGGGCGGTGAACACCGCGGTCTTGATATTTGGACGCTAGACCGAAGTCGATGAGGAAGACATGCTCCTCCTCCACTGGAATAAGCTGGTATTGTGGCGGATTAGTTGTGACTCGCTTGCCATCACGGCTACGGGAACTTTCTTCCGCCATCGCAATCATTTCAcgatttttcattattttctgctGACGTCGTGTGCCGAGACGCTTGGCAGCGGAAAAACTGGCAGAAGATTTCTTTGTTGAACGTCGAATAGAAGGTGGCAGAAACTCCTCGGACTCATTGTCCGAACTAACTGGCGACTGATCGCTGTTAGCCCCCTCcgcttgctgctgctcctccttGATGGGATATCCTTCCTCGTTAAACTCCTCACGATAGCTAACTCGCTTGGTAGGTCGCAGATAGTGCGACTTGACCATCTCCTCATACATAGAATTGCGCTTTTCGCGGCGACACGAGCGCACCGGATTGGAGCCGCTGAACTCAACACCAGTGCGCGGTCTGGCGCGTTTCTTATTCACTGGTGTTTGGTAGCAGTCCAAACtattgctattgctgttgttgctattCGTGGTGGCTCCATCATCGAAATCCTCGTCCTCTTCCATGTCCTCGTCCTTTCCCTTACCTATGTGTGCCATTCGTTTCAATGCGAACTTCTCGTTCTTTAGGAAATATTCATCGTCGTTAGTGGTCTCTTGTTCTGAGCTGTTCCCGCTGTCCGTAGTCTGTTGCTTTTCTTCATAGTGCTTATCTCTGGACACTGTCTGCCTCTGAAGATACTTGCACTTGGATATCATTAAATTCTGGGCCTTAATATCATTATGGCAGTACCCCTTGTCGTGCAGATACTCCAGTACGTTAACAATATGTATGGCCAGCACTAGAAGTGACTTCTGCTGCACTCGGGAGTTTTTGATCAGTGAGTGCAGATCTCGGTCAAAGCGGGGCAAGACCAAAAAGCGATAGCGACCATCACCAAAGTAATGGGTGCCAGAGGCAATGTAACTGGGTATTCCCGATGGCGGACCCTGTGCTACATGAGGCGCCACTGGACTGATTTTTGCTTGCGCTTCCTCGTTTTCCTGACCATTGGTAACTGCtaaagcaaaacgaaaaaaaacacgtTAAAATTCCATATTAAATTGCtcaaaatgaatttaattgcTCACCTTTCGTCTGAGAAGTATGGATCAGACAATGAATTTCAACGAAAAGAGGTCCATTGGAATGTGGCTCAATTTTGACCACATATTTTGCACTCTCTGAGGTGACAGGGCATACAGTTTcgtccgatgccagaaatatTTCGCCGAAATTTCCCTTACCTTCAGAAAATGATTAAATTGGCGAGAGTGTTGGAATACATGGGATTAGGCGCATCACTTACCTATAGGTCGTCCCAAGCGCCAGGGTTTTGAGAGTACATCTCTCAGGATGGTACCATTGACTACAGAAGGTCTCAGACTATAGACGGGTCGCGGAGACTCAGTGGAGAGAGAATTCTGCTTCTCGTTGCTAGCCAAGCTAAGTAAACTGTGTGCCGCCTGGGCCTGCGGCGTGTGCACAAGAGCTGTCCCAATGCCACCTCCTGATCCCGACGATAGCGAatcctcatcatcattgtcatgAGACTCGTAGCCATTGACATCGTCAGCCAACCGTTGGCACTTCTCAGCCACTACGGCTTCATCGCTGTCATTATCTTCTCTAATCTCCGCTCTTTTGCGTTTCCTTATACTTCGGTCTGTGGGCTGGCGTTCCAAGATCAGGCGCTTACCCATTTTAAAGTCCTCTCCCTGCTGCGTCCTTCCTTCCTTGCTGTGCCACGTGAGTTTCTCGGATTCAGTCTAGCATTGAATTTCGATCAACCGATAAAAATACAAGcggtttgtttttgtctcaATTCCgttgcgtgcgttgcttttaCCACCGTCTTTCTTTTCGCCTCTCATTCGCGGTGTCTGCTTGTGGGTTGGTTAGTGTAGAAAGAAGCAGAGATGattacaaatacatatatttaaacttaTGTTCTCACTTGTGGACAATAAGTCAAACGCGAATTCTcctatattatatttaagatgctgattaattttttagtaatttgttgtttttttcttttccttttgttcgtttttttttttttgtgccttTTAATATCACACAAATTCCAGTTTCACTTTGTGCCTTGGGGTCGGTCGGTACAATATGACAATGGAACAAgtatacacatacaaatatacacatacatgcatagaCACTATATGTAGGTAGattcaacaaaaacaaatataatattttatcCTATTCGATGAAATTAGCTGTAACATAACGAACTCTACGGTTTCTTACTCCAAACGTTACTCGTTTCCCTCtaattttttctttggcaATAAAATTTACATCTGGAAACggacagagagaaaaaagacagacacagacaaacaaacGTATTGTAAGGAAAATCGATTTTATTGGCCGGCATTCAGgtgctttaattttatttaacaacTAAATTCATGGAATATTTCATGTCTCACTACTGCTGAGTTAACTTTCGTCGCTTTTTACATTGGCAAACACATTTAATTGTTCataaattgaattgatttttcaGTCCCATGTtactcttcttctttttgttttcacgtttttcttttttattaactGAAGAAATTTTCACCAGTCATTAAGAGCTAAACTTAAATGCTTACACTTTGCCGTGGATCCACTTGACTAATAATACATGTTCAGCAACTGTTCAGTAGtatcttttttaatttatttaattagttttcaCAACAATTACATATTCTATTTGTCTGCTGGCTAGCAAACAAGCCAATGTTTCATTTCCGTACTGTTCCGCCATTTTGTTACGTTTCCATAAGTGAAAAGTGCTCGCAAACGATGCTGTAAAGTTAACAGCAGTGCTCTAAAATGAAGCTGTAAAATAAAACGGTTGGCAATTCGAATTGAATAATTAACCTTATTTTGTTCTTCCccattttttcgttttctagGTGGATATTGATGAAGACgtgctaaaaaaaaatgtacttttTATCAAACCTTTAGTTGCTGACTATGTAAGACGGCGAAAAAGACCGTTGCATGTAGACGTTCTGCAAGGTAGCGTAGCTGAATCCTCTCAAGAATTACAGAGCATAGATGCTGTTGTCGCACTGGAACTGTAAGTTATTTCGTAAAAATATTAAccaaatattataaattatttcgCACTTAGAATTGAACATGTCTATGACGATGTCCTGAGCAAAATTCCAACGAATATTTTTGGGTTCATGCAGCCCAAGCTCGTGATAATCAGCACACCCAATTCTGATTATAATGTGATATTCACACGTTTTAAGCCTCTATTATCTAATGGATTTCGCCATCATGATCACAAATTCGAATGGACTCGTGAACAGTTCAAGTCGTGGTGTTTGGAAATCGTTGACAAATACCCAAACTATATGTTTTCTCTATTGGGACTTGGTGACCCACCCGAGGGTTATACAACAGTGGGACATGCGACACAGATGGTCATATTTGTACGCAAAGATCTACTCGACATGCCGCTGCTGACACCACTGATTGATCAATCTGCTCTGGCGGAAATCAAGTCGTATAAGCTTTTACATTCTATAGATTTTCCATACTTTGTGGACACACGTACCAAAGAGGAGATCATTTGGGCTGAAGTCCTATTTGAGCTAAATCGCTGGAAGATTAATGAGGACACCTATGACGTAACATTGCAGGCCTACAAGATGCCCATATCTTACCTTTTATGTCGCACTGAACTTCTTGGAGCCACTCGCGATATTCTAGACGAATTGCtcaaagaaaataagaaatgCGTTGAGAATGACTTTATACTCATCGAAGAGTCCGATGATGACAGATCGATAGATGAAAATGATTGGGATAATCCAATCAAATGTGAACCGAATGCAGATCATTTGTCAGATCATAATGAATGTGAATCTTGggattaaataaaactaatgtTTTCCATGATATGAatcgatatatgtatgtattaatgGGAAAATTCTTCTGTGATTTAAGATTTTGTAAATCGTTAACCTTATTCACTCAATTGAATTATATAACACATTTTATCCCCCGATATTTAGAGACATATGTACACATGTTCAtttaatacatatgtatacatatgatATAGTGTTGTAGTGGTGGGTTTTTCCCATCTCTTACCCTTACTTGCTGTCCATAGgaaaaatattgcaaaaacTCTTAAATTTGAGGTGGTGGACGCCAAGATGACGACGTCGCCGCCGTTTCGTCTGTCTCTAGCACCCGCACggaaattgcttttgtttgcaacaacaataacaacaacagcaacaatttgCAAACAAAACAGAGCTGAGTAGAATTAAGGGGGATGCAGCAGGACGTAA encodes:
- the LOC6652488 gene encoding small RNA 2'-O-methyltransferase; its protein translation is MFSYKMPCGVLHTDTQMTDTEVSFTPRLWEQRYCAVIQILEDPRWAPKIKSVIDFGCSEMKLFQLMRRIETIEKILEVDIDEDVLKKNVLFIKPLVADYVRRRKRPLHVDVLQGSVAESSQELQSIDAVVALELIEHVYDDVLSKIPTNIFGFMQPKLVIISTPNSDYNVIFTRFKPLLSNGFRHHDHKFEWTREQFKSWCLEIVDKYPNYMFSLLGLGDPPEGYTTVGHATQMVIFVRKDLLDMPLLTPLIDQSALAEIKSYKLLHSIDFPYFVDTRTKEEIIWAEVLFELNRWKINEDTYDVTLQAYKMPISYLLCRTELLGATRDILDELLKENKKCVENDFILIEESDDDRSIDENDWDNPIKCEPNADHLSDHNECESWD
- the LOC6652489 gene encoding uncharacterized protein LOC6652489 isoform X1 produces the protein MGKRLILERQPTDRSIRKRKRAEIREDNDSDEAVVAEKCQRLADDVNGYESHDNDDEDSLSSGSGGGIGTALVHTPQAQAAHSLLSLASNEKQNSLSTESPRPVYSLRPSVVNGTILRDVLSKPWRLGRPIGKGNFGEIFLASDETVCPVTSESAKYVVKIEPHSNGPLFVEIHCLIHTSQTKAVTNGQENEEAQAKISPVAPHVAQGPPSGIPSYIASGTHYFGDGRYRFLVLPRFDRDLHSLIKNSRVQQKSLLVLAIHIVNVLEYLHDKGYCHNDIKAQNLMISKCKYLQRQTVSRDKHYEEKQQTTDSGNSSEQETTNDDEYFLKNEKFALKRMAHIGKGKDEDMEEDEDFDDGATTNSNNSNSNSLDCYQTPVNKKRARPRTGVEFSGSNPVRSCRREKRNSMYEEMVKSHYLRPTKRVSYREEFNEEGYPIKEEQQQAEGANSDQSPVSSDNESEEFLPPSIRRSTKKSSASFSAAKRLGTRRQQKIMKNREMIAMAEESSRSRDGKRVTTNPPQYQLIPVEEEHVFLIDFGLASKYQDRGVHRPFIMDQRRAHDGTLEFTSRDAHMGAHSRRSDLECLGYNLLYWSEGFLPWKEVASQQQQEKVHRAKELFMTDVSEMLRQFYGKQIPKYLGEFLKLIGQLSYQERPNYQRYRNIFKREYRRLGHDPNQMRLSSDEILSTCVNIKDEVDGGATPASNKCDIFDVNNKFFSNAIRNSALHTPFQEHSLTNRVSPKNLRSKSEKKNVKKKSFSWAEVLLQDPDQIARERAVKEFEREEEICPLKSRLPRRYEGKATYAILAVEQSRRDKGLTVQEHINEDDNQADQEEEDENEDDKDEEEEDEDESNADEDATEETDSEEGRVSRRGGHGRVRKRTTSKQPTTKLGRVATAGKGKSTNVAVDKSTPLSTVVASNKRGCATRKEHAIAASATGETERKLKASQTRREEDLHHHQKQQQLLPKQRRPRRCLHKTEAIMGVVQQDVENNSELLPMQSAYGDYDDENNYGAKGRNVHASSRHCRK
- the LOC6652489 gene encoding uncharacterized protein LOC6652489 isoform X2 — its product is MGKRLILERQPTDRSIRKRKRAEIREDNDSDEAVVAEKCQRLADDVNGYESHDNDDEDSLSSGSGGGIGTALVHTPQAQAAHSLLSLASNEKQNSLSTESPRPVYSLRPSVVNGTILRDVLSKPWRLGRPIGKGNFGEIFLASDETVCPVTSESAKYVVKIEPHSNGPLFVEIHCLIHTSQTKVTNGQENEEAQAKISPVAPHVAQGPPSGIPSYIASGTHYFGDGRYRFLVLPRFDRDLHSLIKNSRVQQKSLLVLAIHIVNVLEYLHDKGYCHNDIKAQNLMISKCKYLQRQTVSRDKHYEEKQQTTDSGNSSEQETTNDDEYFLKNEKFALKRMAHIGKGKDEDMEEDEDFDDGATTNSNNSNSNSLDCYQTPVNKKRARPRTGVEFSGSNPVRSCRREKRNSMYEEMVKSHYLRPTKRVSYREEFNEEGYPIKEEQQQAEGANSDQSPVSSDNESEEFLPPSIRRSTKKSSASFSAAKRLGTRRQQKIMKNREMIAMAEESSRSRDGKRVTTNPPQYQLIPVEEEHVFLIDFGLASKYQDRGVHRPFIMDQRRAHDGTLEFTSRDAHMGAHSRRSDLECLGYNLLYWSEGFLPWKEVASQQQQEKVHRAKELFMTDVSEMLRQFYGKQIPKYLGEFLKLIGQLSYQERPNYQRYRNIFKREYRRLGHDPNQMRLSSDEILSTCVNIKDEVDGGATPASNKCDIFDVNNKFFSNAIRNSALHTPFQEHSLTNRVSPKNLRSKSEKKNVKKKSFSWAEVLLQDPDQIARERAVKEFEREEEICPLKSRLPRRYEGKATYAILAVEQSRRDKGLTVQEHINEDDNQADQEEEDENEDDKDEEEEDEDESNADEDATEETDSEEGRVSRRGGHGRVRKRTTSKQPTTKLGRVATAGKGKSTNVAVDKSTPLSTVVASNKRGCATRKEHAIAASATGETERKLKASQTRREEDLHHHQKQQQLLPKQRRPRRCLHKTEAIMGVVQQDVENNSELLPMQSAYGDYDDENNYGAKGRNVHASSRHCRK